Proteins from a single region of Bacillota bacterium:
- a CDS encoding carbohydrate ABC transporter permease, translated as GIYAFIGKYNVQWQYLCAASLVAVVPVFILFLYIEKYLVSGLTAGAVK; from the coding sequence GGGCATATACGCCTTCATCGGGAAATACAATGTGCAGTGGCAGTATCTCTGCGCGGCCTCGCTCGTTGCAGTGGTCCCGGTATTCATACTGTTCCTGTATATAGAGAAATACCTCGTCAGCGGGCTAACGGCGGGGGCGGTGAAGTGA